Within the Ignavibacteria bacterium genome, the region TCGAAAGAACTCTTAAAATGGTCGACGGCGTCCTCCTCCTTGTCGACGCTGCCGAAGGCCCTCTTCCTCAGACCAAATTCGTCCTCAAAAAATCACTCGACCTCGGCCTTAAACCGATTGTCGTTATAAATAAAATCGACCGTAAAGATGCAAGACCCGACCAGGTGCTCGATGAAGTTTTTGAACTCTTCCTCTCTCTCGGCGCTACAGACGAACAGCTCGATTTTCCTTTCGTTTATGCCATCGCAAAACAGGGCGTCGCAAAAATGAGGCTTGAGGAAGAAGCCGTGGACCTTAAACCGCTCTTCGACCTCATTGTCGAAAAGGTGCCCGCGCCAAGAGTAACACCTGATGAACCTTTCCGCATGCTTATTAGCGCAATTGACTATAATGACTACCTGGGCAGAATCGGTATCGGCCTTGTCCATAGCGGATCTCTCAGAGTAGGCGATAACGTTGTCCTCATTGAAAAAGACGGCAAGCAGGAAAACGGCAAGATATCAAAACTCTATACCTTCGATAACCTCAAAAGAGCTGAGGCTGAGGAAGTCTTTGCCGGCGACATCGCCTGCATCGCGGGCTTTGAAGACGTCAATATTGGCGAGACTATCGCAAGCCCATTAAGGCCTGAGGCAATCCCGTTTGTTGATATCGACGAACCTACTATTACAATGAACTTTATGGTTAATAATTCGCCCTTTGCCGGCCAGGAAGGGAAGTATGTTACAACCAGAAATATAAGCGACCGCCTTAGCCGCGAACTCCGCTCAAACGTGAGCCTTAGAGTTGAAATGACAGAATACCCCGACGTATTTAAGGTGAGCGGACGTGGTGAACTTCACCTCGGCATCCTTATTGAAAATATGAGGCGCGAGGACTATGAGCTCCAGGTAAGCCGCCCGCAGGTTATTATGAAGAAAATCGCTGACGTTATGGCTGAACCGATCGAGCACGTTGTTATTGACGTCCCCGAAGAACACGTTGGCATCGTTATTGAAAAACTGGGCAAAAGAAAAGCCGAACTTAAAAACATGATTACCTCAGGCAATAATACACGCCTCGAGTTCTTTATACCTACCCGCGGACTTATAGGCTACAGAACTGAGTTCATGACAGATACCAAGGGTACGGGTATTCTCCA harbors:
- the typA gene encoding translational GTPase TypA; the protein is MVDIKDNIRNIAIVAHVDHGKTTLVDYMLRQTGVFRANQAVEKRVMDSNPLEKERGITILAKNTSIRYNDIKINIVDTPGHADFGGEVERTLKMVDGVLLLVDAAEGPLPQTKFVLKKSLDLGLKPIVVINKIDRKDARPDQVLDEVFELFLSLGATDEQLDFPFVYAIAKQGVAKMRLEEEAVDLKPLFDLIVEKVPAPRVTPDEPFRMLISAIDYNDYLGRIGIGLVHSGSLRVGDNVVLIEKDGKQENGKISKLYTFDNLKRAEAEEVFAGDIACIAGFEDVNIGETIASPLRPEAIPFVDIDEPTITMNFMVNNSPFAGQEGKYVTTRNISDRLSRELRSNVSLRVEMTEYPDVFKVSGRGELHLGILIENMRREDYELQVSRPQVIMKKIADVMAEPIEHVVIDVPEEHVGIVIEKLGKRKAELKNMITSGNNTRLEFFIPTRGLIGYRTEFMTDTKGTGILHANFEKYEPFKGEIVQRQRGALISLDEGICSGYAMWKLQERAVFFIEPTTKVYEGMVVGENSRNMDMRVNVTKTKQLTNMRASGADEAIRLEPARIMTLEQAIEWITDDEYVEITPKSIRIRKKYLTEMDKKKARLAQKESESEAM